In Burkholderiaceae bacterium DAT-1, the genomic stretch TCCCTGAGTACCATATCACCGACGTCATGACCAAATTGGTCATTGATTCGCTTAAAGTGGTCAACATCCCCCAGAAGCAATGTAATGCCATATTCTGCACGTTGCGCAGACCCTCGTTCACGTTCGAGGCTCGTTAGCATATGCCGCCTATTCGACAGTCCGGTAAGGGGATCTGTTTGCGCCAGGCGTGCCATGCGCTTTTCCATGCGGAGTGTGGTGCTGCGAAAATAAAAGCAGCTTAATGCCAGACCGATAAAGGCAATCAGCGCATTGGCAAAATGCAGGCTATTGATCATGTCTGGGTAGTTGTAGCGATAGGGGATGTCCGGTGCCAATATGTTGAAGCTCGCGTACGTGATGGCATAGATGCAGGTGGTTGTAATGAGCATCTTCATTCCCCACCGATCATTGAAGAGTACGAAGGCTGCACCACCCCACAGGTAGTTCTGAAAGCCGGGTTTGAGGCCAAGAATGGACACGGCCAGAACTGCATGGACATATGCTTCAAGTGTCAGCGCAGAGAGTGCCCAGTGATGTTTGCCTCGGCGGCTGACATAAACACTCCATCCCCAGATGGTTGCACTAAACACGTTAAATGCTGACAAGCCATATGCACCAATCCAGAAGAAGAACGGGATCAGTAGAATATGTACGAGCGTTCCCAGACCGCCTACAACGGCGATCACCGTGTACATGCGGTAATCTGTTTCGTTGACCGCATCGGGTTTGGGAATCTGCATCATTGGTTCACAGCCGTACAGCGAGCATGCATATGATGCAGCTTAGTGGCAGTCGTCTGTATTTGCATACTATTCTGATACAAGTGTATGGATCGTGCTGGCCTCATAGTCGAGTCGCGCATAGGTGTATAGGTATTCAGTACACCACTCACCTTTAAAGAAGGCATCGCGCGCATCGATTCGCCGAAACCCGCATCGTTCTAATAATCGCCACGATGGAGTATTGCGCATATCTGCACTTGCTTCGATTCTCTGGATGGGGGTCTGGGTAAACAGGATGGTGGAGAGAATATTCAATGCTTCGCTTGCTATGCCGCGGCGCTGCCAAGGCCGACTCAAGGTAAAGCCAATCGTACAGTAAGTCTGATCATCTGATAGAAATACGCCAAGATCGCCTATCAATAGATTGGATAGCGGGTCCGCCATCCCCAGCTGAATCCAGTGTCCCGGCCGGAAAAGTGGCGCCTCCGCCATGGCGACTAGAAAGTCCAGAGCGGCCTCATCCGCTTGTACCGTCCAGCCCTGATAGCGCGCTAACGCCTGATCATGTCGATAGATCTGAAAGGCTGCCAAATCGTCAGGATGGAGGCGGCGGAGTGTGATTTGTGGCGTATGCAGTAAGACATCATAAGATCGTAGGCCCATGGGTCATCTCTATCATTGCATCTTCATGAGCAAAAGTTTCCACAAGCACTGCGTGTGCCTTGCTCTACAAAGGGCAGGCATATTGCACAGAACACTTAGACCTTATACACCTGCTTTGTCGTCTGAGCTTCTCGAAGTGGCACAAAACTGCTACCTGTTTTGA encodes the following:
- a CDS encoding GNAT family N-acetyltransferase, whose amino-acid sequence is MGLRSYDVLLHTPQITLRRLHPDDLAAFQIYRHDQALARYQGWTVQADEAALDFLVAMAEAPLFRPGHWIQLGMADPLSNLLIGDLGVFLSDDQTYCTIGFTLSRPWQRRGIASEALNILSTILFTQTPIQRIEASADMRNTPSWRLLERCGFRRIDARDAFFKGEWCTEYLYTYARLDYEASTIHTLVSE
- a CDS encoding GGDEF domain-containing protein, which gives rise to MQIPKPDAVNETDYRMYTVIAVVGGLGTLVHILLIPFFFWIGAYGLSAFNVFSATIWGWSVYVSRRGKHHWALSALTLEAYVHAVLAVSILGLKPGFQNYLWGGAAFVLFNDRWGMKMLITTTCIYAITYASFNILAPDIPYRYNYPDMINSLHFANALIAFIGLALSCFYFRSTTLRMEKRMARLAQTDPLTGLSNRRHMLTSLERERGSAQRAEYGITLLLGDVDHFKRINDQFGHDVGDMVLRELADRLSSRLRKNDLLARWGGEEFLIALTLGTEGNREQTAEALRQLIADTPFHCNDHLIPVTISFGLVHLNPTETLEAAIKRADIAMYKAKATGRNRVWVSLENAHEESS